From Schistocerca gregaria isolate iqSchGreg1 chromosome 10, iqSchGreg1.2, whole genome shotgun sequence, one genomic window encodes:
- the LOC126293697 gene encoding probable ribosome biogenesis protein RLP24 — MRIETCYFCSSRIYPGHGIQFVRNDCKIFKFCRSKCHAAFKKKKNPRKVRWTKAFRKTAGKELAVDPAFEFEKRRNIPLKYDREMWSKTVEAMKRVDEIRQKREAHHIMQRLRKGRELETQRDIKEVHRDLSLIRSPAAGLKERAKEEAFVQVEESDTEMEVAETVEPMGA; from the exons ATGCGTATAGAAACGTGTTATTTTTGTTCTTCCCGTATCTATCCGGGACATGGAATACAGTTCGTTAGAAATGATTGTAAG atCTTCAAATTCTGCCGATCGAAATGTCATGCGgctttcaagaagaagaagaatccacGTAAAGTAAGGTGGACGAAAGCTTTCCGAAAAACAGCAGGAAAAGAACTTGCTGTAGATCCAGCTTTTGAATTTGAGAAACGAAGGAACATACCACTGAAGTACGACAGGGAGATGTGGTCAAAAACTG TGGAAGCAATGAAGCGTGTAGACGAGATCAGGCAGAAGCGAGAGGCCCACCATATCATGCAGCGGCTGCGGAAGGGCCGTGAACTGGAGACCCAGCGCGACATCAAGGAGGTACACAGGGACCTCTCGCTCATCCGGTCTCCTGCGGCAGGCCTCAAGGAGAGGGCCAAGGAAGAAGCCTTCGTTCAGGTTGAGGAATCTGACACAGAAATGGAAGTCGCAGAGACTGTCGAGCCAATGGGAGCTTAA